One window from the genome of Anaerococcus sp. Marseille-Q7828 encodes:
- a CDS encoding ABC transporter substrate-binding protein gives MKKKVTSLLMSLMLSLFVLTACGNNGQEAKEAPETNTQTEESAEGTESTEEENADQAADTEEAKEEDATDDSASGEATEIVFWHAMGGGQGEALEKLVKQFEEENPNIKVNLQNQGNYGDLNQILVATMQSPQDLPTITQAYPDWMLQFQSADLVADLTDMVKGENGIEDYEDILPGVREEIETDGKIMGLPFNKSTEVFWYNKTLFDELGLEVPTTFEELEEVSKKIKEEKDIPGVGFDSLPNYYATYMHNNGLEMDQDLDLAGDKSVEAVDYYQKGIKEGYFRIAGTDQYMSGPFANEQVGAYIGSNAGEVYVKDGVEGKFEYAAAPYPAESSVQQGTNIYMFENASDEQKKAAFEFLKFLVSKESQIQFALDTGYMPARTSAVEDSKYKDSDSAIAKILADATKNLYSRPLAPGSQQAYNDIGSTLEQILSNPDADIKAELEAFAPQYQSDFSDAN, from the coding sequence ATGAAAAAGAAAGTTACTTCATTACTAATGAGCTTAATGCTCTCACTATTTGTTCTAACTGCTTGTGGAAACAATGGCCAAGAAGCTAAAGAAGCTCCAGAGACCAATACACAAACAGAAGAAAGTGCAGAAGGTACAGAAAGCACAGAAGAAGAAAATGCTGACCAAGCAGCAGATACTGAAGAAGCCAAAGAAGAAGATGCGACAGATGATAGTGCATCAGGCGAGGCTACAGAAATAGTATTCTGGCATGCAATGGGTGGTGGCCAAGGTGAAGCTTTGGAAAAATTGGTAAAACAATTTGAAGAAGAAAATCCAAATATCAAAGTTAACCTACAAAACCAAGGTAACTACGGAGATCTAAACCAAATCTTAGTAGCAACCATGCAATCACCACAAGACTTGCCAACCATTACCCAAGCATATCCTGACTGGATGTTACAATTCCAAAGCGCAGACCTTGTAGCAGACCTTACAGATATGGTAAAGGGTGAAAATGGCATAGAAGATTACGAAGATATCCTTCCAGGTGTTCGTGAAGAAATCGAGACAGATGGCAAGATTATGGGTCTTCCATTTAACAAGTCCACAGAAGTTTTCTGGTACAACAAAACTTTATTTGACGAACTAGGACTTGAAGTACCAACAACTTTTGAAGAACTAGAAGAAGTTTCTAAAAAGATTAAGGAAGAAAAAGACATACCAGGAGTTGGTTTCGACTCACTTCCTAACTACTATGCAACATATATGCACAACAATGGCCTAGAAATGGATCAAGATCTTGATCTAGCGGGCGACAAATCAGTAGAAGCTGTGGACTACTACCAAAAAGGTATCAAGGAAGGATACTTTAGAATAGCTGGAACAGACCAATACATGTCTGGCCCATTTGCTAATGAACAAGTAGGAGCTTACATCGGTTCAAACGCTGGTGAAGTTTATGTAAAAGATGGAGTAGAAGGCAAATTTGAATACGCAGCGGCACCTTATCCAGCAGAATCAAGCGTACAACAAGGTACAAATATCTACATGTTTGAAAATGCAAGTGACGAACAAAAGAAAGCTGCATTTGAATTTTTGAAATTCTTAGTATCAAAAGAAAGCCAAATCCAATTTGCTCTTGATACTGGATATATGCCAGCAAGAACAAGCGCTGTTGAAGATAGCAAGTACAAAGATAGCGACTCAGCTATAGCAAAAATTCTAGCTGACGCAACCAAAAACCTATACTCTAGACCACTTGCACCAGGTAGCCAACAAGCATATAACGACATAGGATCAACACTTGAACAAATCCTATCAAACCCTGATGCAGACATTAAAGCAGAACTTGAAGCTTTTGCACCACAATATCAATCAGACTTTTCTGATGCAAACTAG
- a CDS encoding carbohydrate ABC transporter permease encodes MNKLLKVISYIFIIIMAIVTLFPFFYMISSALMTFQEVTAIPPKLMPASPQLENFKEAMKVAPFGRYFLNTVFVTLINTLGTLTTTTLAAFAINFLNFKHKNWIENILLSLLMIPFEIIVFTNFRTIAKLSLLDSYWALILPFLASVFYIIYLRQFLRSIPMDYYNAAKVDGASDFEFIRRVMIPLSKSTLFTIGLLNFIAGWNSFLWPILVTNTKNMRMISNGLSAFATEAGSYIHLQMAASTITILPILILYFIFRKQILEGVAYGGLKG; translated from the coding sequence ATGAATAAGTTATTAAAAGTAATTTCATATATTTTTATTATAATAATGGCTATTGTCACACTCTTTCCTTTCTTTTATATGATTTCATCAGCCTTGATGACTTTCCAGGAAGTGACGGCCATACCTCCAAAGCTAATGCCAGCAAGTCCACAATTAGAAAACTTCAAAGAAGCTATGAAAGTAGCTCCTTTTGGCAGATATTTCCTAAATACAGTCTTTGTAACCCTCATAAATACTTTGGGAACACTTACTACTACTACGCTTGCAGCCTTTGCGATTAATTTTTTGAACTTTAAACACAAAAATTGGATAGAAAATATTCTCCTATCCCTACTTATGATTCCCTTTGAAATTATAGTTTTTACCAACTTTAGAACCATTGCCAAGCTTTCCCTCTTGGATAGCTATTGGGCCTTGATCTTGCCTTTCTTGGCAAGTGTCTTCTATATAATATATCTAAGACAGTTTTTAAGGTCTATACCAATGGACTATTACAATGCAGCAAAAGTTGACGGGGCAAGTGATTTTGAATTTATAAGAAGAGTTATGATTCCTCTTTCCAAATCAACTTTATTTACCATTGGCCTACTAAATTTCATAGCAGGTTGGAATTCTTTCTTGTGGCCAATACTTGTAACAAATACAAAGAATATGAGGATGATAAGTAATGGTCTATCAGCCTTTGCAACCGAGGCAGGATCTTATATTCACTTGCAAATGGCTGCATCTACTATAACAATACTTCCTATATTGATCCTATATTTCATATTTAGAAAGCAAATATTGGAGGGAGTTGCCTATGGTGGTTTAAAAGGCTAG
- a CDS encoding sugar ABC transporter permease, which produces MKGKGSYKAENSPRAWLYLLPSIIFIGIFTIYPLFRTFFMSLESNSILDPKFVGLSNYPIVLRDPQFKLAMKNTFIYAVTVVPISLIISMVIALILYEKVKGSKFFETIFFIPYLTSVIAIGIVFRYLLNGQYGFLNYFLGFFGVGPYDFLNNRDYNMPALIIFGVWNALAFNIIVILAGLRGIDKNYYRVAETFGATKSEQFFRITLPELKEIITFLFLTSFIQAFKIYAGVFALFNGKAGVGNRLVTAVFYIYNKFYVEYRYGHAMAAAVLLFLMLLVLTFAQRKIIERLTK; this is translated from the coding sequence ATGAAAGGGAAAGGATCTTACAAGGCGGAAAATTCGCCTAGAGCTTGGCTCTACCTACTGCCATCCATAATTTTTATTGGGATTTTTACTATTTATCCACTTTTTAGGACCTTTTTTATGTCCCTTGAGTCCAATAGTATCCTAGATCCCAAATTTGTAGGCCTTTCAAACTATCCCATAGTTTTAAGGGACCCACAATTTAAGCTAGCTATGAAAAACACCTTTATCTACGCAGTAACCGTGGTGCCGATTTCGCTTATAATTTCAATGGTCATTGCTTTAATACTTTATGAAAAAGTAAAGGGATCGAAGTTTTTCGAAACTATATTTTTTATCCCCTATCTTACAAGTGTCATCGCAATAGGTATTGTTTTTAGATATCTACTAAATGGCCAGTATGGATTTTTAAATTACTTTTTAGGATTTTTTGGCGTAGGACCTTATGATTTCCTAAACAACAGAGACTACAATATGCCAGCCCTAATCATATTTGGAGTATGGAATGCTCTTGCCTTTAACATAATTGTAATTTTGGCAGGCCTTCGTGGGATTGATAAGAACTATTATAGGGTTGCTGAGACCTTTGGTGCTACTAAGAGCGAGCAGTTTTTTAGGATTACCTTGCCAGAGCTTAAGGAAATCATAACTTTCTTATTTTTGACAAGCTTTATCCAAGCATTCAAGATATACGCTGGAGTCTTTGCCCTATTTAATGGCAAGGCAGGTGTTGGCAACAGGCTTGTTACAGCAGTTTTTTATATTTACAATAAGTTTTATGTAGAATATCGCTATGGACACGCCATGGCAGCAGCAGTTCTTTTGTTCTTGATGCTCTTGGTTTTAACTTTTGCACAAAGAAAGATCATAGAAAGGTTAACAAAATAG